The following coding sequences are from one Streptomyces sp. NBC_01232 window:
- a CDS encoding non-ribosomal peptide synthetase, translating to MSDLKRVPRRATRAPGALPGAGAPGAGGARQALQRLQDSRRTEQRIERADRDRSLPLAAAQQRLWFLDQWSPGSAAYNAPLALRLTGPLDPEVLGRALGGVVERHEILRTRYGSADGLPYQIVEEPGPVAIVRTDLRELPEDEREKHVTELIAEGAGRPFDLAAGPVLRAELFRLADEEHVLLLNIHHIATDGWSTAIVTREVMVRYAAEAAGLPDPLPPLPVQFADYAVWQRRKLAESTFGDRLGYWTERLADLPVLDFPTDRPRPKQPTGAGSVRESRLPAHLQRALVELARSERVTVLTVALAAFQTLLTRYTGQDDIVVGSVVNGRTQPEIEPLVGFFANTLVLRTDTSGDPTFRELLARTNETVVGGLMHQDVPFGKLVDALQPEREAGRNPLFQISFTLQNASADGDDLGDLRIEQVPLIVGTARFDLAFQLTEVPGEGYHVWIEYSTELFDSDRIDRLISHYGRLLEAVVADPGIRIGRIPLLDAAERERLVLGENRTDTAYGTAELGLHQLFERSADRHPEQPAVRFRGSGLGYAELDRRANRLAHHLRSLGVGPETRVGILLERGPDLPVTQLAILKAGGAYVPLDPVHPTNRLAYMLERAGATIVVTEGALGDVLPESVTRLDWRDPQFLDAVAARPDTRPDVAVHPRSLAYVIFTSGSTGKPKGVLVEHRSAVNFTTASVEMFGLGTDDRMLQFANPAFDVSVFEIYSAFASGATLVTAPRGTLLDPAALTALMREEGVTTADIPPSVLGVLDPAELPDFRKMFVGLESFPGDLVDRWRDGGRRAFHNGYGPTETTVASVDHLCGPQNGSASPPIGRPLPNQYAYVLDRTGEPVPLGVAGELWIGGLGLSRGYAGSPGATADRFLPDPFAGGGRRMYRTGDLALRRSDGDLEFFGRADTQVKIRGLRIEPSEIEQVLSRHPGVRQAAVVVLTSLPGGPQLVAYVVPESGTRPEPAALRGHLAEDLPPYMLPGAFVMLDALPLTPNGKLDRARLPEPEQRVRKDREAPATDTERAVAGIWAGLLPGKDFARDDNFFMTGGNSLQATQLLARLHEVLGVEVQLRQLFTHATIEQLSALVDAGRAVPETSGAPVRPGAAVAAPVVLAAGGDRTPFFCIHPSGGSVAPYVPLAASLHPEQPLYALEAPELGSTEDPVAALAEAHAAAIRAARPQGPYLLGGWSTGGAVAFETARRLRLQGAEVALVALLDTDVPPGLTEPPSTAQTIALYVADLAGLRGVDPATAPVLDIDSLDHEEQIAVAVRTLAVSELAPEAGAEQLAERMRTFVATVRAGAVWRPEPTDVPLVLLTSEAPGADERAGFWESRTTGGFTHREVPGDHYAMVAVPHVGTVADVLQEILDRATAGHRGATA from the coding sequence ATGAGTGACCTCAAGCGGGTGCCCCGTCGGGCCACCCGCGCCCCCGGCGCCCTTCCCGGCGCCGGGGCCCCGGGGGCCGGTGGGGCCCGCCAGGCGTTGCAGCGGCTGCAGGACAGCCGCAGGACCGAGCAGCGCATCGAGCGGGCCGACCGCGACCGCAGCCTGCCGCTGGCCGCTGCCCAGCAGCGCCTCTGGTTCCTCGACCAGTGGAGCCCCGGCTCCGCCGCCTACAACGCCCCGCTCGCCCTGCGGCTGACCGGGCCGCTCGACCCCGAGGTGCTGGGCCGTGCGCTCGGCGGGGTCGTCGAGCGGCACGAGATCCTGCGCACCCGGTACGGAAGCGCGGACGGGCTGCCGTACCAGATCGTGGAGGAGCCCGGACCGGTCGCGATCGTCCGCACCGACCTGCGCGAACTCCCCGAGGACGAGCGCGAGAAGCACGTCACCGAGCTCATCGCGGAAGGCGCGGGCCGGCCCTTCGACCTGGCCGCCGGCCCGGTGCTGCGCGCCGAGCTGTTCCGGCTCGCCGACGAGGAGCACGTGCTCCTCCTCAACATCCACCACATCGCCACCGACGGCTGGTCCACCGCGATCGTCACCCGCGAGGTGATGGTCCGGTACGCCGCCGAGGCGGCCGGGCTGCCCGACCCGCTGCCCCCGCTGCCCGTCCAGTTCGCCGACTACGCGGTGTGGCAGCGCCGCAAGCTCGCCGAGTCCACCTTCGGCGACCGCCTCGGCTACTGGACCGAGCGCCTCGCCGACCTGCCCGTGCTCGACTTCCCGACCGACCGGCCGCGGCCCAAGCAGCCCACCGGCGCCGGCTCGGTCCGCGAGAGCCGGCTGCCCGCGCACCTCCAGCGCGCCCTGGTGGAGCTGGCCCGCTCCGAGCGCGTCACCGTGCTCACCGTGGCCCTCGCCGCCTTCCAGACGCTGCTGACCCGCTACACCGGGCAGGACGACATCGTCGTCGGCTCGGTGGTCAACGGCCGTACCCAGCCGGAGATCGAGCCGCTGGTCGGCTTCTTCGCCAATACGCTGGTCCTGCGCACCGACACCTCCGGCGACCCCACGTTCCGCGAGCTGCTGGCCCGTACGAACGAGACGGTCGTCGGCGGCCTGATGCACCAGGACGTGCCCTTCGGCAAGCTGGTGGACGCCCTCCAGCCCGAGCGCGAGGCCGGCCGCAACCCGCTCTTCCAGATCTCCTTCACCCTGCAGAACGCCAGCGCGGACGGGGACGACCTGGGCGACCTGCGCATCGAGCAGGTCCCGCTGATCGTCGGCACCGCCCGCTTCGACCTGGCCTTCCAGCTCACCGAGGTGCCCGGCGAGGGCTACCACGTGTGGATCGAGTACTCCACCGAGCTCTTCGACAGCGACCGCATCGACCGCCTGATCAGCCACTACGGACGCCTCCTCGAAGCGGTCGTCGCCGACCCGGGCATCCGCATCGGCCGGATCCCGCTGCTCGACGCCGCCGAGCGCGAGCGGCTGGTCCTCGGCGAGAACCGCACCGACACCGCGTACGGGACGGCGGAACTCGGCCTGCACCAGCTCTTCGAGCGCAGCGCCGACCGCCACCCCGAGCAGCCCGCCGTCCGCTTCCGCGGCAGCGGCCTCGGCTACGCGGAGCTCGACCGGCGAGCCAACCGGCTGGCCCACCACCTGCGTTCGCTCGGCGTCGGGCCGGAGACCCGGGTCGGCATCCTGCTGGAGCGCGGCCCGGACCTGCCGGTCACCCAGCTCGCCATCCTCAAGGCGGGCGGCGCGTACGTGCCGCTCGACCCGGTCCACCCGACGAACCGGCTCGCGTACATGCTGGAGCGGGCGGGCGCCACCATCGTCGTCACCGAGGGCGCCCTGGGCGACGTACTGCCCGAGTCGGTCACCCGGCTCGACTGGCGGGACCCGCAGTTCCTGGACGCCGTCGCGGCCCGGCCGGACACCCGGCCCGACGTGGCCGTGCACCCGCGCTCCCTCGCGTACGTGATCTTCACCTCGGGGTCGACGGGCAAGCCGAAGGGCGTCCTCGTCGAGCACCGCAGCGCCGTCAACTTCACCACCGCGTCGGTGGAGATGTTCGGCCTCGGCACCGACGACCGGATGCTCCAGTTCGCCAACCCGGCCTTCGACGTCAGCGTCTTCGAGATCTACAGCGCCTTCGCCTCCGGAGCCACCCTCGTGACGGCCCCGCGCGGCACCCTGCTCGACCCGGCCGCCCTGACCGCGCTGATGCGCGAGGAGGGTGTCACCACGGCGGACATCCCGCCGTCGGTGCTCGGCGTCCTCGACCCCGCCGAACTCCCCGACTTCCGCAAGATGTTCGTCGGCCTGGAGTCCTTCCCCGGCGACCTCGTCGACCGCTGGCGCGACGGCGGCCGGCGCGCCTTCCACAACGGCTACGGCCCCACCGAGACCACCGTCGCCTCCGTGGACCACCTGTGCGGCCCGCAGAACGGATCGGCGAGCCCGCCGATCGGCCGCCCGCTGCCCAACCAGTACGCCTACGTGCTCGACCGGACCGGCGAGCCGGTCCCGCTCGGCGTGGCCGGCGAACTGTGGATCGGCGGCCTCGGGCTCAGCCGCGGCTACGCCGGCTCGCCCGGCGCCACCGCCGACCGCTTCCTGCCCGACCCGTTCGCCGGCGGCGGCCGCCGCATGTACCGGACGGGCGACCTGGCGCTGCGCCGCTCCGACGGCGACCTGGAGTTCTTCGGCCGCGCCGACACCCAGGTCAAGATCCGCGGGCTGCGCATCGAGCCCAGCGAGATCGAGCAGGTGCTGAGCCGGCACCCCGGGGTACGGCAGGCCGCGGTGGTCGTGCTGACCTCGCTGCCCGGCGGGCCCCAGCTCGTGGCCTACGTGGTCCCCGAGTCCGGGACCCGGCCCGAGCCGGCCGCCCTGCGCGGACACCTGGCCGAGGACCTGCCCCCGTACATGCTGCCCGGCGCCTTCGTGATGCTGGACGCCCTGCCACTGACGCCCAACGGCAAGCTGGACCGGGCGCGGCTGCCCGAGCCCGAGCAGCGGGTCCGCAAGGACCGGGAGGCACCGGCCACCGACACCGAACGGGCCGTCGCCGGAATCTGGGCCGGGCTGCTGCCGGGCAAGGACTTCGCCCGCGACGACAACTTCTTCATGACGGGCGGCAACTCGCTCCAGGCCACCCAGCTGCTGGCCCGGCTCCACGAGGTGCTCGGCGTCGAGGTCCAGCTCCGGCAGCTCTTCACGCACGCCACGATCGAGCAGCTGTCCGCACTGGTGGACGCCGGCCGCGCCGTGCCGGAGACCTCCGGTGCCCCGGTCCGGCCGGGGGCGGCCGTCGCCGCGCCCGTGGTGCTCGCCGCCGGCGGGGACCGGACCCCGTTCTTCTGCATCCACCCCAGTGGCGGCTCCGTCGCCCCCTACGTCCCGCTCGCCGCCTCGCTCCACCCCGAGCAGCCGCTCTACGCCCTGGAGGCCCCCGAACTGGGTTCCACCGAGGACCCGGTGGCCGCCCTCGCCGAGGCGCACGCCGCCGCGATCCGGGCCGCGCGCCCGCAGGGCCCGTACCTCCTCGGAGGCTGGTCCACCGGTGGCGCGGTCGCCTTCGAGACGGCCCGCAGGCTGCGGCTCCAAGGAGCCGAGGTCGCGCTGGTCGCCCTGCTGGACACCGACGTGCCGCCCGGCCTGACCGAACCGCCGAGCACCGCGCAGACCATCGCGCTGTACGTGGCGGACCTGGCCGGACTGCGCGGCGTCGACCCGGCGACCGCTCCCGTCCTGGACATCGACTCCCTTGACCACGAGGAGCAGATCGCCGTGGCCGTACGTACCCTCGCCGTATCCGAGCTGGCCCCCGAGGCCGGCGCGGAGCAGCTGGCCGAACGCATGCGGACCTTCGTCGCCACCGTCCGGGCCGGCGCCGTCTGGCGGCCCGAGCCCACCGACGTACCGCTGGTGCTGCTCACCTCCGAGGCCCCCGGGGCCGACGAGCGGGCCGGCTTCTGGGAGTCCCGCACCACCGGCGGGTTCACCCACCGGGAGGTGCCCGGCGACCACTACGCCATGGTGGCCGTGCCGCACGTGGGCACCGTCGCGGACGTGCTCCAGGAGATCCTCGACCGGGCCACCGCGGGACACCGGGGAGCCACGGCATGA
- a CDS encoding lysine biosynthesis protein LysW → MTTATAVATCPECEGTVTVPDGVRQSEIVECGGCLSELEVITAEPLLLALAPEVEEDWGE, encoded by the coding sequence ATGACCACCGCCACCGCGGTTGCCACCTGCCCGGAGTGTGAAGGCACCGTCACCGTTCCCGACGGTGTGCGCCAGAGCGAGATCGTCGAATGCGGCGGCTGCCTGAGCGAGCTCGAAGTGATCACCGCCGAGCCCCTGCTGCTCGCGCTGGCCCCGGAGGTCGAAGAGGACTGGGGCGAGTAG
- the argC gene encoding N-acetyl-gamma-glutamyl-phosphate reductase translates to MIRAGVYGASGYIGGELLRLLLGHPEVDIVSAVSSRLSGRRVDTAHPNLRGSTDLLFCSPEDVADCDVLFTAVSPSVAMELVPNLTDKAQVIIDLSGGYRLRDPEVYARYYGEHTRPDLLDTFVTGWPERYRKELETADRISMPGCMANAATLALYPLAAEGLIRQDVTIDGRVGSSGSGITADAMNLHAERSGAMRVFKPQRHRHEAEVAQGTGLTARMSATGVEAVRGVQVLIRVEAADGVSLGERELRKLYRGYYGDEPFVRIVAQKRGLYRLPEPKILNGSNFCDIGFATDPDDGTAVLIAALDNLVKGGAGNAVQSMNIRFGRPETLGLGFTGLHPV, encoded by the coding sequence GTGATCCGTGCCGGCGTCTACGGCGCGTCAGGGTACATCGGCGGTGAGCTGCTGCGGCTGCTCCTCGGCCACCCCGAAGTGGACATCGTCAGCGCGGTGTCGAGCAGGCTTTCCGGCCGCCGGGTGGACACCGCCCACCCCAACCTGCGCGGCAGTACCGATCTGCTCTTCTGCTCACCCGAGGACGTCGCCGACTGCGACGTTCTCTTCACGGCCGTCTCGCCCTCCGTGGCGATGGAGCTCGTGCCGAATCTCACCGACAAGGCACAGGTCATCATCGACCTCAGCGGCGGCTACCGGCTCCGGGACCCGGAGGTGTACGCCCGCTACTACGGCGAGCACACCCGGCCCGACCTTCTCGACACCTTCGTCACCGGCTGGCCCGAGCGCTACCGCAAGGAACTGGAGACCGCGGACCGCATCTCCATGCCGGGCTGCATGGCGAACGCGGCCACGCTGGCCCTCTACCCGCTGGCCGCCGAGGGGCTCATCCGCCAGGACGTGACCATCGACGGCCGGGTCGGCTCGTCCGGCTCCGGCATCACCGCCGACGCGATGAACCTGCACGCCGAACGCAGCGGGGCCATGCGGGTGTTCAAGCCGCAGCGGCACCGTCACGAGGCCGAGGTCGCGCAGGGCACCGGGCTGACCGCGCGGATGAGCGCGACCGGCGTGGAGGCCGTGCGCGGGGTCCAGGTGCTGATCCGGGTGGAGGCCGCCGACGGCGTCTCGCTCGGTGAGCGCGAGCTGCGCAAGCTCTACCGCGGCTACTACGGCGACGAGCCGTTCGTCCGGATCGTCGCGCAGAAGCGCGGCCTGTACCGACTGCCCGAGCCGAAGATCCTCAACGGCTCCAACTTCTGCGACATCGGTTTCGCCACCGACCCCGACGACGGCACGGCGGTCCTCATCGCCGCGCTGGACAACCTCGTCAAGGGCGGGGCGGGCAACGCAGTGCAGAGCATGAACATCCGCTTCGGCCGTCCGGAGACCCTCGGTCTCGGGTTCACCGGCCTGCACCCGGTCTAA
- a CDS encoding [LysW]-aminoadipate kinase: protein MSSAGSDGLTVVKCGGAAGVDPARVCADVAALVKAGGRVVLVHGGSAELEQLAGRLGVPQRSITSRSGVTSRYTDDATLEVLTLTLAGQVKPALLVELAGHGVPAVGLTGIDAGLLRARRKNAIRARVDGRTVLVRDDHSGRIDEVDPAALKVLLDAGITPVVSPPALAEDGRPVNVNADRAATAIAVALGADRLVFLTAAPGVLADPSDESSRLDRYGLPAEGTPPGVGGGMVVKLIAAREALEGGVREVLIADGRAEDPVRRALTGLSTAVVIDPEAGTGSEDGSGAGSVAGSVAGSEAGGADHE from the coding sequence GTGTCGTCAGCAGGGTCCGACGGACTGACCGTCGTGAAGTGCGGCGGCGCCGCCGGGGTGGATCCGGCCCGGGTCTGCGCCGATGTCGCCGCGCTGGTCAAGGCGGGCGGGCGGGTCGTGCTGGTGCACGGCGGCTCGGCCGAACTGGAACAGCTCGCGGGGCGGCTCGGGGTGCCGCAGCGCAGCATCACCTCGCGCAGCGGCGTCACCTCGCGCTACACCGATGACGCGACGCTCGAAGTGCTGACGCTGACGCTGGCGGGGCAGGTCAAGCCGGCCCTGCTGGTCGAGCTGGCCGGGCACGGCGTGCCCGCGGTCGGTCTGACGGGCATCGACGCCGGCCTGCTGCGGGCCCGCCGCAAGAACGCGATCCGGGCCCGGGTGGACGGCCGCACCGTGCTGGTGCGCGACGACCACAGCGGCCGGATCGACGAGGTCGACCCTGCCGCCCTCAAGGTGCTCCTCGACGCCGGGATCACACCGGTGGTCTCGCCGCCGGCCCTCGCCGAGGACGGCCGTCCGGTCAACGTCAACGCGGACCGCGCGGCCACCGCCATCGCGGTCGCCCTGGGCGCCGACCGGCTGGTGTTCCTGACCGCGGCCCCCGGCGTACTCGCGGACCCGTCCGACGAGTCGAGCCGGCTGGACCGGTACGGGCTGCCCGCCGAGGGGACCCCGCCCGGGGTCGGCGGCGGCATGGTCGTGAAGCTCATCGCCGCCCGCGAGGCGCTGGAGGGCGGGGTCCGCGAGGTACTGATCGCGGACGGCCGTGCCGAGGACCCGGTGCGACGCGCCCTCACCGGCCTGTCGACGGCGGTCGTCATCGACCCGGAGGCCGGGACGGGATCCGAGGACGGATCCGGTGCAGGGTCCGTGGCCGGATCCGTTGCAGGATCCGAAGCAGGGGGAGCGGACCATGAGTGA